One window of the Candidatus Nanopelagicales bacterium genome contains the following:
- a CDS encoding class I SAM-dependent methyltransferase — translation MPVHAHDHPVFSRVYGVVAAVGERTGLGELRARVLAPAHGRLLIVGLGPGHDLEHLPPAVTSVVAVEPSEPMRHAARHRVEQIVAGGVEVEVVDALGEALPLEDDSVDSVLFAYVLCTIEDPAAALAEARRVLRPGGVVCVLEHVRAQQPRSFTGVLQRGVRPVWPRLTGGCHADRDTRAAFVAAGYDVEGLRDVTMLNIPPVTPTLIGTAR, via the coding sequence GTGCCCGTCCACGCGCACGACCACCCGGTCTTCAGCCGGGTGTACGGCGTCGTCGCCGCTGTCGGCGAGCGCACCGGCCTGGGCGAACTGCGGGCCAGGGTGCTCGCGCCCGCGCACGGCCGGCTGCTCATCGTCGGGCTGGGACCCGGCCACGACCTGGAGCACCTGCCGCCCGCGGTGACCTCGGTCGTCGCCGTCGAGCCGTCGGAGCCGATGCGGCACGCCGCTCGGCACCGGGTCGAGCAGATCGTGGCTGGCGGCGTCGAGGTCGAGGTCGTCGACGCCCTCGGCGAGGCGCTCCCGTTGGAGGACGACTCGGTCGACTCGGTGCTGTTCGCCTACGTGCTGTGCACGATCGAGGACCCCGCCGCCGCGCTCGCCGAGGCCCGCCGGGTGCTGCGGCCCGGCGGCGTCGTGTGCGTACTCGAGCACGTGCGGGCCCAGCAGCCGCGGTCGTTCACCGGGGTGCTGCAGCGTGGCGTCCGCCCCGTCTGGCCGCGGCTCACCGGTGGCTGCCACGCCGACCGCGACACCCGGGCCGCGTTCGTCGCCGCCGGCTACGACGTCGAGGGCCTGCGCGACGTGACGATGCTCAACATCCCCCCGGTGACCCCCACGCTCATCGGCACCGCCCGCTGA
- a CDS encoding bifunctional metallophosphatase/5'-nucleotidase, giving the protein MRDHAPTRRPRRGRLVAGMAALGLAATATLWAGSPASAGDVTDPTPVPKPKPKLVNLQLLAFNDYHGHVEATDSGTIGDQAAGGGAYLSTKLKQLRQGKKYSLTVAAGDLIGGSPAFSGLFHDEPSVESLNAMGLVVSSVGNHEFDEGVTELLRMQRGGCHPVDGCYFPDQPYAGADFQWLAANVVSESTGKTPLPPYWITDVAGVKVGFIGMTLEATDTLVAAAGIKGWDFRDEARTANRLVPILKKKGVETIVVLLHEGASQTPPPGNINACVGITGPVVDINKALDPEIDALITGHTHLPYKCKLKDPAGNPRIVTSAYSYGKVVSEINLVLDKNTGDVRRKLSTATNHAVLQPSEEGTVAGAVQPDPAILRIIDKWKPLYDEAGTKPVGSITADIDRGGDPPGSDRGVESAAGNLVADAQLWATSAAGAQVAFMNPGGVRSDLTYASSEDGEGDGVVTFGEAFTFQPFGNTLVTMGMTGAQIVKVLEEQCQPAGSSRPFLHLGVSEGFTYTLSKTITDGDCTAVSVTNVKLDGKALDSATTYQVTVNNFLADGGDNFTTFGDVTGARLDGGNDLQALINYFGAYSPVSPPSTDRVTEVG; this is encoded by the coding sequence ATGCGCGACCACGCGCCGACACGCAGACCACGACGGGGACGACTGGTGGCCGGGATGGCCGCCCTGGGGCTGGCAGCGACCGCCACCCTGTGGGCCGGCTCCCCCGCCAGCGCCGGTGACGTCACCGACCCGACCCCCGTGCCGAAGCCGAAGCCCAAGCTGGTGAACCTGCAGCTGCTGGCGTTCAACGACTACCACGGCCACGTCGAGGCGACCGACTCCGGCACCATCGGCGACCAGGCGGCGGGCGGCGGCGCGTACCTGTCGACGAAGCTCAAGCAGCTGCGCCAGGGCAAGAAGTACAGCCTCACCGTCGCTGCCGGCGACCTGATCGGCGGCTCCCCGGCCTTCTCGGGCCTCTTCCACGACGAGCCGTCCGTGGAGTCGCTCAACGCCATGGGCCTCGTCGTCTCCAGCGTGGGCAACCACGAGTTCGACGAGGGCGTCACCGAGCTGCTGCGCATGCAGCGCGGTGGCTGCCACCCGGTCGACGGCTGCTACTTCCCGGACCAGCCGTACGCGGGCGCCGACTTCCAGTGGCTGGCGGCCAACGTGGTGTCGGAGTCCACCGGCAAGACCCCGCTGCCCCCGTACTGGATCACCGACGTCGCCGGCGTCAAGGTCGGCTTCATCGGCATGACGCTGGAGGCCACCGACACGCTCGTCGCGGCTGCGGGCATCAAGGGCTGGGACTTCCGCGACGAGGCGCGCACCGCCAACCGGCTGGTGCCGATCCTGAAGAAGAAGGGCGTGGAGACGATCGTCGTGCTGCTGCACGAGGGCGCCTCCCAGACCCCGCCGCCCGGGAACATCAACGCCTGCGTCGGCATCACCGGCCCGGTCGTCGACATCAACAAGGCGCTCGATCCCGAGATCGACGCCCTGATCACCGGCCACACCCACCTGCCGTACAAGTGCAAGCTGAAGGACCCGGCGGGCAACCCGCGCATCGTGACCAGCGCCTACTCGTACGGCAAGGTCGTCTCCGAGATCAACCTGGTGCTGGACAAGAACACCGGCGACGTCCGCCGCAAGCTGAGCACGGCCACCAACCACGCGGTGCTGCAGCCCTCGGAGGAGGGCACGGTCGCGGGCGCGGTGCAGCCCGACCCGGCCATCCTGCGGATCATCGACAAGTGGAAGCCGCTGTACGACGAGGCCGGGACCAAGCCGGTCGGCAGCATCACCGCCGACATCGACCGCGGCGGCGACCCGCCGGGGTCGGACCGCGGCGTGGAGTCGGCCGCGGGCAACCTGGTCGCCGACGCCCAGCTGTGGGCCACGTCCGCGGCGGGCGCGCAGGTCGCGTTCATGAACCCCGGCGGCGTGCGCTCGGACCTGACGTACGCGTCGTCCGAGGACGGCGAGGGTGACGGCGTGGTGACCTTCGGCGAGGCGTTCACGTTCCAGCCGTTCGGCAACACGCTCGTCACCATGGGCATGACCGGGGCGCAGATCGTGAAGGTGCTGGAGGAGCAGTGCCAGCCGGCCGGCTCGAGCCGTCCGTTCCTGCACCTCGGGGTGTCCGAGGGCTTCACGTACACGCTGTCCAAGACCATCACCGACGGCGACTGCACCGCGGTGAGCGTCACCAACGTGAAGCTGGACGGCAAGGCGCTCGACAGCGCCACGACCTACCAGGTCACGGTGAACAACTTCCTGGCCGACGGCGGTGACAACTTCACCACGTTCGGCGACGTCACCGGCGCACGGCTCGACGGTGGCAACGACCTGCAGGCGCTGATCAACTACTTCGGCGCCTACAGCCCGGTGTCACCGCCCTCGACCGACCGGGTCACCGAGGTCGGCTGA
- a CDS encoding glycine--tRNA ligase produces MAADRVDSVVNLCKRRGFVFPSSEIYGGTRSAWDYGPHGVELKENVRRQWWQAVVRGRDDVVGIDSSVILAPQVWTASGHVDAFVDPLTECKKCHKRWRADQLLEAYEEKHGRPPEHGLGDVVCTNCGTKGEFTEPRDFNGMLRTMVGPVEDAGAVHYLRPETAQGIFVNYLNVMNASRKKPPFGIGQTGKSFRNEITPGNFIFRTREFEQMEMEFFVQPGTDEEWHEYWLQQRWDWYVDLGLDPDNMRFFEHPKEKLSHYSKRTVDIEYRFRFAGSEWAELEGIANRTDFDLTTHGQHSGVDLSYFDQESGERWVPYVIEPAAGLTRAVLAFLLDAYDEDEAPNAKGGIDKRTVLRLDPRLAPVKAAVLPLSRNADLSPVARDLAATLRRRWNVDFDDAGAIGRRYRRNDEIGTPFCVTVDFDSLEDRAVTVRERDSMAQERIGMDALEGWLASRLPSC; encoded by the coding sequence GTGGCCGCCGATCGGGTCGATTCCGTCGTCAACCTCTGCAAGCGCAGGGGATTCGTCTTCCCCTCCAGCGAGATCTACGGGGGCACCCGGTCCGCCTGGGACTACGGGCCGCACGGCGTGGAGCTCAAGGAGAACGTCCGTCGCCAGTGGTGGCAGGCCGTCGTGCGCGGCCGCGACGACGTCGTCGGCATCGACTCCTCGGTCATCCTGGCGCCACAGGTCTGGACGGCATCGGGGCACGTGGACGCCTTCGTCGACCCGCTGACCGAGTGCAAGAAGTGCCACAAGCGCTGGCGCGCGGATCAGCTGCTCGAGGCGTACGAGGAGAAGCACGGCCGACCCCCCGAGCACGGGCTGGGCGACGTCGTGTGCACCAACTGCGGGACCAAGGGCGAGTTCACCGAGCCCCGCGACTTCAACGGGATGCTGCGCACCATGGTCGGGCCGGTGGAGGACGCCGGCGCGGTGCACTACCTGCGGCCGGAGACCGCGCAGGGCATCTTCGTCAACTACCTCAACGTGATGAACGCGTCGCGGAAGAAGCCGCCGTTCGGCATCGGGCAGACCGGCAAGTCGTTCCGCAACGAGATCACCCCGGGCAACTTCATCTTCCGCACCCGCGAGTTCGAGCAGATGGAGATGGAGTTCTTCGTCCAGCCCGGCACCGACGAGGAGTGGCACGAGTACTGGCTGCAGCAGCGCTGGGACTGGTACGTCGACCTCGGCCTCGACCCCGACAACATGCGCTTCTTCGAGCACCCGAAGGAGAAGCTGTCGCACTACTCCAAGCGGACCGTGGACATCGAGTACCGGTTCCGCTTCGCCGGCTCGGAGTGGGCCGAGCTGGAGGGGATCGCCAACCGCACCGACTTCGACCTGACCACGCACGGCCAGCACTCCGGCGTGGACCTGTCGTACTTCGACCAGGAGTCCGGCGAGCGCTGGGTCCCCTACGTCATCGAGCCGGCCGCGGGCCTGACCCGCGCGGTGCTGGCGTTCCTGCTCGACGCGTACGACGAGGACGAGGCCCCCAACGCCAAGGGCGGCATCGACAAGCGCACGGTGCTCCGTCTGGATCCGCGGCTGGCGCCGGTGAAGGCGGCCGTGCTCCCGCTGTCGCGCAACGCCGACCTGTCCCCGGTCGCGCGGGACTTGGCGGCGACCCTGCGGCGGCGCTGGAACGTCGACTTCGACGACGCGGGGGCCATCGGCCGCCGCTACCGCCGGAACGACGAGATCGGCACGCCGTTCTGCGTCACCGTCGACTTCGACTCGCTGGAGGACCGGGCGGTGACCGTCCGCGAGCGCGACTCGATGGCGCAGGAGCGGATCGGGATGGACGCGCTCGAGGGCTGGCTGGCGTCCCGGCTGCCCTCCTGCTGA
- a CDS encoding DHA2 family efflux MFS transporter permease subunit translates to MTTPTSGGPSYAATVLTGRRRWVALAFLSLGVAMIILDATVVNVAIPTIVKDLGLTTTDAEWVNAAYALVFASLLLVSGRLADLFGRRLMFLGGVAVFVVASVLVAASGSGTALIGARALQGLGAAMILPSSLSVLNAVFVGKARAVAFAAWGATIGGMAALGPLVGGWLTENASWHWAFLINVPIGIAVFVAVLLIVPETREPGGRRGVDVPGTLLATFGLLGVVFALIEGQRYGWVVLQAPFEAGPVTWTWSVSPVLVAAVVGLALLAAFLLVEQRRIAADQVVVVDLRLFRIRTFGAGNVVALVVSLGEFGLLFALPLFLQTVRGYSAFDTGVILLALALGSFTASGAGAGLAQRIGPVRVLQIGMGLEAIGILGLGLVISTSVTGWALAPWLFLYGAGVGFATAQLTGVILAEIPVAESGQASAVQSTSRQVGAAIGTAVLGTTLLIGMGSITGQLEDRGVQTAQAEQVTEAVRASAGTVIPSLAAAPNGEVLVEGASEGYADATRMVAWVAAAFVTAGLGTSFLLPANAARREDEGYEPPHPHGERHQADPV, encoded by the coding sequence GTGACCACACCGACCTCCGGCGGCCCCTCGTACGCCGCCACCGTCCTGACCGGCCGCCGCCGCTGGGTCGCCCTCGCGTTCCTCTCGCTCGGCGTCGCGATGATCATCCTCGACGCCACGGTCGTCAACGTCGCGATCCCGACCATCGTCAAGGACCTCGGGCTCACCACGACCGACGCGGAGTGGGTCAACGCCGCGTACGCGCTGGTGTTCGCCTCGCTGCTGCTGGTGTCGGGGCGGCTCGCGGACCTGTTCGGGCGCCGGCTGATGTTCCTCGGCGGCGTCGCGGTGTTCGTCGTCGCCAGCGTGCTGGTCGCGGCGTCCGGCAGCGGCACCGCCCTCATTGGCGCGCGCGCCCTGCAGGGGCTCGGCGCGGCCATGATCCTGCCGTCGTCGCTGTCGGTGCTGAACGCGGTCTTCGTGGGCAAGGCGCGCGCCGTGGCCTTCGCCGCGTGGGGCGCCACCATCGGCGGGATGGCCGCCCTCGGCCCGCTGGTCGGGGGCTGGCTGACCGAGAACGCGTCGTGGCACTGGGCGTTCCTCATCAACGTGCCGATCGGGATCGCGGTCTTCGTCGCGGTGCTGCTGATCGTCCCGGAGACCCGGGAGCCCGGCGGACGACGAGGCGTGGACGTGCCCGGCACGCTGCTCGCGACCTTCGGTCTGCTCGGCGTGGTGTTCGCCCTGATCGAGGGGCAGCGCTACGGCTGGGTGGTGCTGCAGGCGCCGTTCGAGGCCGGCCCGGTGACGTGGACGTGGTCGGTGTCCCCGGTTCTGGTGGCCGCTGTCGTGGGCCTCGCGCTGCTCGCCGCGTTCCTGCTGGTCGAGCAACGACGCATCGCCGCCGACCAGGTGGTGGTGGTCGACCTGCGGCTGTTCCGCATCCGCACGTTCGGAGCCGGCAACGTGGTGGCGCTGGTCGTCAGCCTCGGCGAGTTCGGCCTGCTGTTCGCGCTGCCGCTGTTCCTGCAGACCGTGCGCGGCTACTCCGCGTTCGACACCGGCGTGATCCTGCTCGCACTGGCGCTCGGGTCCTTCACCGCGTCCGGGGCGGGCGCCGGCCTGGCACAGCGGATCGGCCCCGTGCGGGTCCTGCAGATCGGCATGGGGCTGGAGGCGATCGGCATCCTCGGCCTCGGCCTGGTGATCTCGACGTCGGTCACCGGCTGGGCACTGGCACCGTGGCTGTTCCTCTACGGCGCGGGCGTCGGCTTCGCCACCGCCCAGCTCACCGGCGTGATCCTGGCCGAGATCCCGGTCGCTGAGTCCGGCCAGGCGTCGGCCGTCCAGTCCACCTCCCGCCAGGTCGGGGCGGCGATCGGCACGGCGGTGCTGGGCACCACCCTGCTCATCGGGATGGGGTCGATCACCGGCCAGCTGGAGGACCGCGGGGTCCAGACCGCGCAGGCCGAGCAGGTGACCGAAGCCGTCCGGGCGTCCGCAGGCACGGTCATCCCGTCGCTGGCAGCGGCGCCCAACGGCGAGGTCCTGGTCGAGGGGGCGTCCGAGGGCTATGCGGATGCGACCCGGATGGTCGCCTGGGTGGCGGCCGCGTTCGTCACCGCCGGGCTGGGCACCAGCTTCCTGCTGCCCGCGAACGCCGCCCGGCGCGAGGACGAGGGCTACGAGCCGCCGCACCCGCACGGGGAGCGACACCAGGCGGACCCGGTCTGA
- a CDS encoding NAD(+)--rifampin ADP-ribosyltransferase gives MNDPNRPRDLAHVPDSVAAAITAPSGATAVSDPGPFFHGTSRPLAPGTHLTAGHPSNYRPDTLMNHIYFTALVDGAGLAAEIAVLLTGNPTAHVYRVEPTGEYENDPNVTDKKFPGNPTRSYRSTAPLLIVEEVHDWARLTDEQRDSWRERLAAMTAGNAPIIN, from the coding sequence ATGAACGACCCGAACCGACCACGCGACCTCGCGCACGTCCCGGACAGCGTCGCCGCCGCCATCACGGCACCCTCCGGTGCCACCGCCGTCTCCGATCCCGGACCGTTCTTCCACGGCACCAGTCGCCCACTCGCCCCGGGCACCCACCTCACTGCGGGCCACCCGTCGAACTACCGTCCCGACACGCTGATGAACCACATCTACTTCACCGCACTGGTGGACGGTGCGGGTCTGGCCGCCGAGATCGCCGTCCTGCTCACCGGTAACCCCACCGCTCACGTCTACCGGGTCGAACCGACCGGCGAGTACGAGAACGACCCCAACGTCACCGACAAGAAGTTCCCGGGGAACCCCACCCGCTCGTACCGGTCCACCGCGCCGCTCCTGATCGTCGAGGAGGTCCACGACTGGGCGCGCCTCACCGACGAGCAACGCGACTCCTGGCGGGAACGCCTCGCGGCCATGACGGCCGGCAACGCCCCGATCATCAACTGA